In Spiroplasma chinense, a single window of DNA contains:
- a CDS encoding prolipoprotein diacylglyceryl transferase produces MEWWEAGWFINNESNRNDHWTIYDNYGFVHVYALTMSLGVIVAILLAMWKLWRKGISLQEIMYGAAIAVPAGLFGASFFGKLNAQGVGSNAGGAKFFGLFAFWEAGMSIHGAILAGAFAGIVIFYFFGRKTKVSVLVYMDCILPSILISQAIGRWGNFFNHEIFGRPVGTYESSALSWLPNWIRDNVTFTYGGPQGQVINGITMQNGVDYVMQPLFLVECLSFVAAWLIITFLIPGIGKWISKKPWKIHPDKYSFDLKYSFKRAFGGTKEEGKLTYTEIWNKAFYRNVNVEWVEKYNKEVNSIEGKNKFIKRWKQGQFLAQANNPDNYKIIKCGVEAGAYFFFWNLVRFSLELTRPKDHLFLNYLPTASYTLVGLTMVGGVIFALVSQFVLPNLTRVPGYYYEKQYFYTEEAIEKEFGSKRSKELSEEKAKALAEKERQKEAKAKEKLEKLKQKEQRDF; encoded by the coding sequence ATGGAGTGATGAGAAGCGGGTTGGTTCATAAATAATGAAAGTAATCGTAATGATCATTGAACAATTTATGACAACTATGGTTTCGTTCACGTTTACGCGCTAACAATGTCGTTAGGTGTAATTGTTGCAATATTACTTGCAATGTGAAAATTATGAAGAAAAGGAATTAGTTTACAAGAAATTATGTATGGTGCTGCAATTGCAGTTCCAGCTGGATTATTTGGAGCTAGTTTCTTTGGAAAATTAAATGCCCAAGGAGTTGGGTCAAATGCAGGAGGGGCTAAATTCTTTGGTCTATTTGCATTTTGAGAGGCTGGAATGTCAATACATGGTGCAATTCTAGCTGGAGCATTTGCTGGAATAGTTATTTTCTACTTCTTTGGTAGAAAAACAAAGGTTTCAGTATTGGTATATATGGATTGTATTTTACCAAGTATATTAATAAGTCAAGCGATTGGTAGATGAGGAAACTTCTTCAACCACGAGATTTTTGGAAGACCTGTAGGGACTTATGAATCAAGTGCATTAAGTTGATTACCAAATTGAATTCGTGATAATGTTACTTTTACATATGGTGGACCACAAGGACAAGTAATTAATGGAATTACTATGCAAAATGGAGTTGATTATGTAATGCAACCATTATTCTTGGTGGAATGTTTAAGTTTTGTAGCAGCTTGATTAATAATAACTTTCTTAATTCCTGGAATTGGAAAATGAATTAGTAAAAAACCTTGAAAAATTCATCCAGATAAATACTCTTTTGATTTAAAATATTCATTTAAAAGAGCATTTGGTGGAACAAAAGAAGAAGGTAAATTAACTTATACTGAAATTTGAAATAAAGCATTTTATAGAAATGTAAATGTAGAGTGAGTTGAAAAATACAATAAAGAAGTAAACTCAATTGAAGGTAAAAATAAATTTATTAAACGTTGAAAACAAGGGCAATTCTTAGCACAAGCTAATAACCCTGATAACTACAAAATTATTAAATGTGGTGTGGAAGCAGGAGCTTACTTCTTCTTCTGAAATCTAGTAAGATTCTCACTAGAACTTACAAGACCAAAAGACCACTTGTTCTTAAACTACTTACCAACAGCGTCATACACACTTGTTGGTCTAACAATGGTTGGAGGAGTAATATTTGCATTGGTATCACAATTTGTGTTACCAAACCTAACAAGAGTTCCTGGTTATTATTATGAAAAACAATATTTCTATACTGAAGAGGCTATAGAAAAAGAATTTGGATCAAAAAGATCAAAAGAACTTAGTGAAGAAAAAGCAAAAGCATTAGCAGAAAAAGAAAGACAAAAAGAAGCTAAAGCTAAAGAAAAACTTGAAAAGTTAAAACAAAAAGAACAAAGAGATTTTTAG
- the whiA gene encoding DNA-binding protein WhiA → MSFAREVKEEILNHTFSQEQAKALLCGFIKYNGELIFTNKGFALKLTSTSNNIIRKIFSLLKEIYSGNIDISIVQTQKLNRDKVYELVLTDNIQEFLAKNYIYDIGNNVKIIEINLKNDHDNSLVRAYISGVFIAIGSVNSPETTNYHLEFQTKELESANYLKEILNSFEFDFKVINKRTKYICYAKKSLVVSDFLKFVDASRAVMKFETTRINRDVSNNVNRMMNIDIYNQQKTLSAGSQQVKEIELIMEKRLFNELSEKAQKLATIRLANRDASYSELELMMNETGIAITKSGISNLFKIIKKLAESIGD, encoded by the coding sequence ATGTCGTTTGCAAGAGAAGTAAAAGAGGAAATTTTAAACCATACTTTCTCTCAAGAACAAGCAAAAGCTCTTTTATGTGGTTTTATTAAATATAATGGAGAACTTATTTTTACAAATAAGGGTTTTGCTTTAAAATTAACTTCAACTTCAAATAACATCATTAGAAAGATATTTTCACTATTAAAAGAGATATACTCAGGAAATATCGACATATCAATTGTACAAACACAGAAATTAAATAGAGACAAAGTTTATGAATTAGTGCTGACTGACAATATTCAAGAATTTTTAGCAAAAAACTATATCTATGACATAGGTAATAATGTTAAAATTATAGAGATTAATTTAAAAAATGACCACGATAATAGTTTGGTAAGAGCATATATTTCTGGAGTGTTTATTGCGATTGGCAGCGTAAACAGCCCTGAAACTACCAACTATCATTTGGAATTTCAAACAAAAGAGCTTGAGTCGGCAAACTATCTTAAAGAAATATTAAACAGCTTTGAGTTTGATTTTAAAGTGATCAACAAACGTACAAAGTATATATGTTATGCTAAAAAATCCTTAGTTGTTTCAGATTTTTTGAAATTTGTTGATGCTTCAAGAGCAGTTATGAAATTTGAAACTACAAGAATCAATAGAGATGTTAGTAATAACGTCAATAGGATGATGAATATTGACATATATAACCAGCAAAAAACCTTATCTGCAGGTTCTCAGCAAGTTAAAGAAATAGAACTCATTATGGAAAAGCGACTCTTTAATGAACTTTCAGAAAAAGCTCAAAAACTAGCGACAATACGATTAGCAAATCGAGATGCATCATATTCTGAATTAGAGTTGATGATGAACGAAACAGGAATCGCGATTACAAAGTCGGGAATTAGTAATCTGTTTAAAATTATAAAAAAATTAGCAGAAAGCATTGGTGACTAA
- a CDS encoding helix-turn-helix domain-containing protein translates to MKKNDVIAIFSQNMKLIRIKKEMTQEELSFKSGLHRNYISDTERGRRNISLKAAEKIAEGLEVDLKELFLAID, encoded by the coding sequence ATGAAAAAAAACGATGTTATTGCTATATTCAGTCAAAATATGAAACTAATAAGAATAAAAAAAGAGATGACTCAAGAAGAACTAAGTTTTAAATCTGGTTTGCACAGAAACTATATTTCAGATACTGAAAGAGGAAGAAGAAATATATCACTAAAAGCAGCAGAAAAAATAGCTGAAGGTCTTGAAGTTGACTTAAAAGAATTATTCTTAGCAATCGATTAA
- a CDS encoding rhodanese-like domain-containing protein produces the protein MQWLEYVFKLIDTLFKSNSFKKRFKTKSERKLFKILKSNKWQVIDLRNKLSYEEHHIEGTINIPHTSFSFNYYRKMDKKKKTLILNQNYRSNLDIYRTLKRKGFKTYLLYANYPALMEKPEVDRISKVVIY, from the coding sequence ATGCAATGACTAGAATATGTTTTCAAATTAATTGACACTCTTTTTAAAAGTAATTCTTTTAAAAAGAGATTCAAAACTAAATCAGAAAGAAAACTTTTTAAAATCTTAAAAAGTAACAAATGACAAGTTATTGATCTTAGAAATAAGTTGTCTTATGAGGAACATCATATTGAAGGCACAATAAATATCCCTCATACAAGTTTTAGTTTTAACTATTATAGAAAAATGGATAAAAAGAAAAAAACTTTGATTTTAAACCAAAACTATAGAAGCAACTTAGATATCTATAGAACTCTTAAAAGAAAAGGGTTTAAAACATACTTACTTTATGCAAACTATCCTGCTTTAATGGAAAAACCAGAAGTTGATAGAATCTCAAAAGTAGTTATATATTAA
- the secG gene encoding preprotein translocase subunit SecG, which produces MGEWIILSMEISALVVSILMIIVGMIQNKSSQTGLSALNGGNDELFSNSKERGLDKTLSNWMFSLGIIMFVITMTIGIVTNTVL; this is translated from the coding sequence ATGGGTGAATGAATAATACTTAGTATGGAAATATCTGCATTGGTAGTGTCAATACTAATGATAATAGTTGGTATGATACAGAATAAATCATCACAAACTGGTTTAAGTGCCTTAAACGGGGGAAATGATGAACTATTTTCCAACTCAAAAGAAAGAGGATTGGATAAAACTCTTTCAAACTGAATGTTTAGTTTGGGAATAATAATGTTTGTAATTACAATGACTATAGGTATAGTAACAAACACTGTTTTATAA
- the rnr gene encoding ribonuclease R translates to MKEKILASIADDSKIHLNDLVKKLNSQQDELTNALKELQDEYKLAWTKENVIYKIGDKFRYGTVKINEKGFGFAKDLNDPENDYFVPPVSLKGSISTDEVVFTVEKESDDRWKATIEDVALRVKTSLVGEIVESRDKRFLDFIPNEPGFKNYRIVMVNQKDYKIKKDLILKVKILDVRDRKLFTRIQKVIGDANKAVDRIFSIAYEFDIKTDFNRQTIDNAEAVAKPIDYNDPLVKRREKNLILDKNLVTIDGADSKDLDDAVYVEKTTNGYKLFVAIADVSYYVTPFSPLDNTALFRGNSVYLANKVIPMLPEKLSNGVCSLNPNEDKLCMVAEMDFDKEGKMVGKKVYESIMNSKARLTYSEVNELFETGASTRTKPIVDMLMVAKELHELIDQQRVNRGSIEFDVPEPKIILDKESNVVDIVARDRGISEKLIENFMVSANECVAQIIFEKELPYLYRNHGVPKEENLIEWHTMLRALGINVKLTDLDKINPRTIRKALEQIEEQVKDQTERDVINVTLLRFMEKAAYEMENIGHFGLASECYTHFTSPIRRYSDLMVHRYLKQYLVEKDLRQFKLDQNEKFIQKACLIINDTEKNAVSCEREVNKVCMAEYMTKHIEEEYEGVIAAVLKFGLFVQLPNCVEGLIHISELPDFTFDEKTNIMVNKQNKMFRLGQKVKIKVKNADVKKRIIDFVLA, encoded by the coding sequence ATGAAAGAGAAGATTTTAGCTTCAATTGCAGATGATAGTAAAATTCATCTTAATGATTTAGTAAAAAAACTAAATTCACAGCAAGATGAATTAACAAATGCACTTAAAGAACTTCAAGATGAGTACAAATTGGCTTGAACTAAGGAAAATGTAATATATAAAATTGGTGACAAATTTAGATATGGTACTGTAAAGATTAATGAAAAAGGATTTGGTTTTGCAAAAGACTTAAATGATCCAGAAAACGATTACTTTGTACCACCAGTTTCTTTAAAAGGTTCAATTTCAACTGATGAAGTTGTTTTTACTGTAGAAAAAGAAAGTGATGACAGATGAAAAGCTACAATTGAAGATGTTGCTCTTAGAGTTAAAACAAGTTTGGTTGGGGAAATAGTTGAAAGTCGTGATAAAAGATTTTTAGACTTTATTCCAAACGAACCTGGTTTTAAAAACTATAGAATTGTAATGGTAAATCAAAAAGATTACAAAATAAAAAAAGATTTAATTTTAAAAGTAAAAATTTTAGATGTTAGAGATAGAAAATTGTTTACAAGAATTCAAAAAGTTATTGGAGATGCAAACAAAGCAGTTGATAGAATTTTTTCAATTGCCTATGAATTTGATATTAAAACAGACTTTAATAGACAAACAATTGATAATGCAGAAGCTGTTGCAAAACCAATTGATTATAATGACCCACTTGTTAAACGTCGTGAAAAGAATTTAATTCTAGACAAAAATCTTGTAACAATTGATGGTGCAGATTCTAAAGACTTAGATGATGCAGTTTATGTTGAAAAAACAACAAATGGTTACAAACTTTTTGTAGCAATTGCTGATGTTAGTTATTATGTAACTCCATTTTCTCCACTAGACAATACTGCTTTATTTAGAGGTAACTCAGTTTATCTTGCAAATAAAGTAATTCCAATGTTACCTGAAAAATTAAGTAACGGAGTATGTAGTTTAAATCCAAATGAAGATAAATTATGTATGGTAGCTGAAATGGATTTCGACAAAGAAGGAAAAATGGTTGGTAAAAAAGTTTACGAATCAATTATGAATTCTAAAGCAAGATTAACTTATAGTGAAGTTAATGAATTATTTGAAACTGGAGCTTCAACTAGAACTAAACCAATAGTTGATATGTTAATGGTTGCAAAAGAATTGCATGAATTAATTGACCAACAAAGAGTTAATAGAGGTTCAATTGAGTTTGATGTACCAGAACCAAAAATAATTCTTGATAAAGAAAGTAATGTTGTTGACATTGTTGCTCGTGATAGAGGAATAAGTGAAAAATTAATTGAAAACTTTATGGTTAGTGCAAACGAATGTGTTGCTCAAATTATTTTTGAAAAAGAATTACCTTATCTGTACAGAAATCACGGTGTTCCAAAAGAAGAAAACTTAATTGAATGACACACAATGTTAAGAGCATTGGGAATTAATGTTAAGTTAACTGATTTGGATAAAATTAATCCAAGAACTATAAGAAAAGCTCTTGAACAAATTGAAGAACAAGTAAAAGACCAAACTGAAAGAGATGTTATTAACGTGACTCTACTTAGATTCATGGAAAAAGCAGCTTATGAAATGGAAAACATTGGTCACTTTGGATTGGCAAGTGAATGTTATACTCACTTTACAAGTCCAATTAGAAGATATAGTGACTTAATGGTTCACCGTTATTTAAAACAATACTTAGTAGAAAAAGATTTAAGACAATTCAAATTGGATCAAAATGAAAAATTCATTCAAAAAGCTTGTTTAATAATTAATGATACTGAAAAAAATGCAGTTAGTTGTGAAAGAGAAGTTAACAAAGTTTGTATGGCAGAATATATGACAAAACATATTGAAGAAGAATATGAAGGAGTTATTGCAGCTGTTTTAAAATTCGGACTTTTTGTTCAACTTCCAAACTGTGTTGAAGGTTTAATTCACATTAGTGAATTACCAGATTTTACTTTTGATGAAAAAACAAACATTATGGTTAATAAACAAAACAAAATGTTTAGACTTGGTCAAAAAGTAAAAATTAAAGTTAAAAACGCAGATGTTAAAAAAAGAATAATTGACTTTGTTTTAGCATAA
- the smpB gene encoding SsrA-binding protein SmpB, protein MGEHVILKNKKAYFNYEILDTWEAGIVLTGPEIKSIRAKEVSIEESFVLIRRGIVEILNMNIKKYEFANYVGQDPTRSRVLLLHKDEIKKILKRIQLENLTLVPLKLYFKGNYAKLEIGLGRGKKLIDKRETIKKRDVERRLNKLK, encoded by the coding sequence ATGGGAGAGCATGTTATTTTAAAAAATAAAAAGGCTTATTTTAATTATGAAATCCTAGATACATGAGAAGCTGGGATTGTATTAACTGGACCTGAAATAAAATCAATTAGAGCAAAAGAAGTTTCAATTGAAGAATCTTTTGTTTTAATTAGAAGAGGAATTGTAGAAATTCTTAATATGAATATTAAGAAATATGAATTTGCAAATTATGTAGGACAAGACCCAACTAGAAGTAGAGTTTTGTTGTTACATAAGGATGAAATTAAAAAGATTCTTAAAAGAATTCAATTAGAAAATTTAACTTTAGTTCCATTGAAACTATACTTCAAAGGAAATTATGCTAAGTTAGAAATCGGACTTGGACGAGGTAAAAAACTAATTGATAAAAGAGAAACTATTAAAAAAAGAGATGTCGAAAGAAGATTAAACAAACTTAAGTAG
- a CDS encoding PTS transporter subunit EIIC: MNEKQLKQKSGSAGWQKFRQSAGATLSKLSKAFLLPIALLPIAGVFLGVGATIQANTAELSGIWYLGSVMNKMGDVCFGNLPILFAISVAIAYTEDSGVAAITAVVGFLVMNGIQAALITPEYAEGSAEIASYKMLWWKGIPTALITANVGITSLNTGVFAAIFVGAIAAVMYNKFHKTQLPSFISFFSGSKLVPIVTFVAVIPLSFVFLFIWPGVGLGLNWFGVNSGKLPFGTDSLVYEIIERSLVPFGLHHVFYAPLWWSAAGGGINDQLVNNFVDAVAKTPDLFEKLGDGIKSDLAALGTTKDNLDALKENLKTVFENNKLWGALGDQTALYAVIAQKTVKFTDLSLMGLNLGRFQSGKFGFMLLALPAGAVAMWLNVPKENRKNVMGIYFSAAFTCFLTGITEPIEFTFLFLAPWLFYGVHMPLASISFWITGLMKVHVGMTVSGGFIDFIVFGLVPWQLGTNAVHVFWIVALMTPAYFFAFYFAVKYADVKVPGREGDGKLFTRADVKAKNSAKGSAKVEEQIAKATKIIEYLGGEANITNVDSCASRLRLTVVDSSLVNKDGIMSLGGTTGIIIKGTSVHVVYGGEQEVIKPHMREILKKQREAKKA, from the coding sequence ATGAACGAAAAACAACTTAAACAAAAGAGTGGTTCAGCTGGATGACAAAAATTCCGTCAAAGTGCTGGTGCTACCCTTTCTAAACTTAGTAAAGCGTTCCTACTTCCAATAGCACTTCTGCCAATAGCAGGGGTATTTTTAGGAGTTGGAGCTACCATCCAAGCAAATACAGCTGAGTTAAGCGGTATTTGATACTTAGGTTCAGTAATGAACAAAATGGGTGATGTATGTTTTGGTAACTTACCGATATTATTTGCAATATCAGTTGCAATTGCTTATACTGAAGATTCGGGTGTTGCTGCCATTACTGCCGTTGTAGGATTCCTAGTTATGAATGGAATTCAAGCAGCCTTAATTACACCAGAATATGCTGAAGGAAGTGCTGAAATTGCTTCATACAAAATGTTATGATGAAAAGGAATTCCTACAGCTTTAATTACAGCTAATGTAGGTATAACATCATTAAATACTGGAGTTTTTGCAGCTATTTTTGTTGGTGCAATTGCAGCTGTAATGTACAACAAATTCCACAAAACTCAATTACCTTCATTTATTAGTTTCTTCTCAGGAAGTAAATTAGTACCAATCGTAACATTCGTTGCAGTTATACCATTATCATTTGTATTCCTATTTATCTGACCAGGGGTTGGATTAGGATTAAACTGATTTGGAGTAAACTCTGGAAAACTTCCATTTGGAACAGACTCATTAGTTTACGAAATTATTGAACGTTCACTAGTTCCGTTCGGACTACACCACGTTTTCTATGCACCATTATGATGATCAGCAGCTGGTGGAGGTATTAACGATCAATTAGTTAATAACTTCGTTGATGCTGTTGCTAAAACTCCTGATCTATTTGAAAAATTAGGAGATGGAATTAAATCAGATTTAGCAGCTTTAGGTACTACAAAAGATAATTTAGATGCTTTAAAAGAAAACCTAAAAACTGTATTTGAAAACAACAAATTATGAGGAGCATTGGGTGACCAAACAGCTCTATATGCAGTTATTGCACAAAAAACAGTTAAATTTACAGACTTATCATTGATGGGATTAAACTTAGGTAGATTCCAATCAGGAAAATTTGGATTTATGTTATTAGCATTGCCAGCTGGAGCTGTTGCAATGTGATTAAATGTACCTAAAGAAAACAGAAAAAATGTTATGGGGATTTACTTCTCAGCTGCATTTACTTGTTTCTTAACAGGAATTACAGAACCAATCGAATTTACTTTCTTATTCTTAGCTCCTTGATTATTCTATGGAGTTCACATGCCTTTAGCTTCAATCAGTTTCTGAATTACAGGATTGATGAAAGTTCACGTAGGTATGACAGTTAGTGGTGGATTCATTGACTTTATCGTATTTGGTCTAGTACCATGACAATTAGGAACTAATGCAGTTCACGTATTTTGAATTGTGGCCTTAATGACCCCAGCTTACTTCTTTGCATTCTACTTTGCAGTAAAATATGCAGATGTAAAAGTACCAGGTCGTGAAGGAGATGGAAAACTATTTACAAGAGCAGATGTAAAAGCTAAAAATTCAGCAAAAGGTTCAGCTAAAGTAGAAGAACAAATTGCTAAAGCTACAAAAATCATTGAATACTTAGGGGGAGAAGCTAACATTACTAATGTTGATTCTTGTGCATCAAGATTAAGATTAACAGTTGTTGACTCTTCACTAGTAAACAAAGATGGAATTATGTCTCTTGGAGGAACAACTGGTATCATTATTAAAGGTACAAGTGTTCATGTTGTGTATGGTGGAGAACAAGAAGTTATTAAACCACACATGAGAGAAATCTTAAAAAAACAAAGAGAAGCTAAAAAAGCTTAA
- a CDS encoding L-lactate dehydrogenase encodes MKKDKKIVLVGCGSVGTSFVYSAINQGIAQNYVLIDVNNDLAEGNAIDMTDAQAVLPTTFQTLKAGTYDDCKDADVIVITAGRPQKPGETRLDMVADNAKIMKTIALSIKASGFDGITIIASNPVDVLTQVYKEVTGYPKNKVISSGTTLDSSRLQKLLAKKMNVAPRGVHAHLIGEHGDSSVAAWSKAVVMGRPLKEFVKEGAITEAELKEVWDSAVHLAYQIIEKKRATFYGIGACLAKIVRAILIDEKCQMLVGTYLEGEYGVNDVYVSVPCIVGENGVEQIVNWDLDELELKEFKESAEHLKEVFKTAKEAIK; translated from the coding sequence ATGAAAAAAGATAAAAAAATTGTCCTTGTTGGTTGTGGTTCTGTTGGTACCAGTTTTGTTTATTCTGCTATTAACCAAGGAATTGCACAAAATTATGTACTTATAGATGTTAACAACGATCTTGCAGAAGGAAATGCAATTGATATGACAGATGCTCAAGCAGTACTGCCAACAACCTTTCAAACATTAAAAGCTGGAACTTATGATGATTGTAAAGATGCAGATGTAATTGTAATTACAGCAGGAAGACCTCAAAAACCAGGAGAAACTAGACTTGATATGGTTGCAGATAATGCAAAAATCATGAAAACTATTGCTTTAAGTATTAAAGCATCTGGTTTTGATGGAATAACAATTATTGCGTCAAACCCAGTTGATGTATTAACTCAAGTTTATAAAGAAGTTACTGGATATCCAAAAAATAAAGTAATTTCTTCAGGAACTACTCTAGATTCTTCTAGATTACAAAAATTACTTGCAAAAAAAATGAATGTAGCACCAAGAGGTGTTCACGCTCATTTAATTGGAGAACATGGAGACTCTTCAGTTGCAGCTTGAAGTAAAGCTGTTGTAATGGGGAGACCATTAAAAGAGTTTGTAAAAGAAGGAGCTATCACAGAAGCTGAACTAAAAGAAGTTTGAGACAGTGCTGTCCATTTAGCTTACCAAATCATTGAGAAAAAAAGAGCAACATTTTACGGAATTGGAGCTTGTCTTGCAAAAATAGTAAGAGCAATTCTAATTGATGAAAAATGTCAAATGCTTGTAGGTACTTACTTAGAAGGTGAGTATGGAGTTAATGATGTTTATGTAAGTGTTCCTTGTATCGTTGGAGAAAACGGTGTAGAACAAATCGTGAACTGAGACTTAGATGAACTTGAATTAAAGGAATTCAAGGAATCTGCAGAACATTTAAAAGAAGTATTTAAAACAGCAAAAGAAGCTATTAAATAG
- a CDS encoding J domain-containing protein yields the protein MSKKIFITQIVTLVVWVAFAFVPIGYLRFIISDDSLDDAIYDTFNDDGEYRKIYMLVILLVYFFWGFRFFLWLPELKRLKYFVAGDSKDDLVQLIQRLYLAISGCMCIGGIFSIINYVILSKTSYYNGNIYDGIGDYVKDYKVEFLSLYWLAVVVPVLASIASIIILLISIFLFKKYVLIKGVRTKSNTRNQNYKKVEDHFFIYEYDTAQDNLYIEYTLSEINKTFKKEEWTSFQNIDVLKEFMRRRTFTFTRDNRFFNVEVFPIFVKPEDFIDIFKFNNVHEKLKKLATINYTKFALNFASYLESALTDYYMETKQFLLEDHNFYMMVYAISNDFFQNYCNEINDYLKKTEDIDSNYEMRKILNFTNRSHFVKKFITDIQAVFYSFYEHYKNPYKQSESYHNQYSYSEEEFEETYEEEYEKNQTNSNLDYEVIMALNFLSLKEDCSYEEFKKAFRFMAKKLHPDVNKDSFNAEKDMRKLNIYRDVLEGYFKNKKN from the coding sequence ATGAGTAAAAAAATTTTTATTACCCAAATTGTTACACTTGTTGTTTGAGTGGCTTTTGCATTTGTTCCCATTGGTTATTTGAGGTTTATCATAAGTGACGATTCTTTGGATGATGCAATATATGATACCTTTAATGATGATGGAGAATATAGAAAAATTTATATGCTTGTTATATTGTTGGTTTACTTTTTTTGGGGATTTAGATTTTTTCTTTGATTGCCAGAATTGAAAAGGTTGAAGTATTTTGTTGCAGGTGATTCCAAAGATGATTTAGTCCAATTGATCCAGAGACTATACTTGGCAATCTCGGGTTGTATGTGTATTGGGGGAATTTTTTCAATCATAAATTATGTGATTCTTTCTAAAACTAGTTATTATAACGGCAATATCTATGATGGAATAGGCGATTACGTTAAAGATTATAAAGTAGAATTTTTGAGTTTATATTGACTGGCAGTGGTTGTACCAGTGTTAGCCTCTATTGCTTCAATAATTATTTTGTTGATAAGTATTTTTTTATTTAAAAAATATGTACTTATAAAAGGTGTTAGAACTAAAAGCAACACTAGAAATCAAAATTATAAAAAAGTGGAAGACCATTTCTTTATCTATGAGTATGATACCGCACAAGATAATTTGTATATTGAATACACATTGAGTGAGATAAACAAGACCTTTAAAAAAGAAGAATGAACAAGTTTTCAAAATATCGATGTTTTAAAAGAATTTATGAGAAGAAGAACATTTACCTTTACAAGAGATAATAGATTCTTTAACGTTGAAGTATTTCCTATTTTTGTAAAACCCGAAGACTTTATAGATATATTTAAGTTCAATAATGTTCATGAAAAATTAAAAAAATTAGCGACTATAAATTATACAAAATTTGCTTTAAATTTTGCATCCTATTTAGAGTCTGCGCTTACTGATTATTATATGGAAACAAAACAATTTCTACTTGAAGATCATAATTTTTATATGATGGTTTATGCAATTTCTAATGATTTTTTTCAGAATTATTGTAATGAAATAAATGATTACTTAAAAAAGACAGAGGATATTGATTCTAACTATGAAATGAGAAAAATACTTAATTTCACCAATAGGTCCCATTTTGTTAAAAAATTTATAACTGACATACAAGCTGTTTTTTACAGTTTTTATGAGCATTATAAAAACCCATATAAACAAAGTGAAAGTTACCATAATCAATATTCTTATAGTGAAGAAGAATTTGAAGAAACTTACGAAGAAGAATATGAAAAAAATCAAACAAATAGTAATTTAGATTATGAAGTTATTATGGCTCTTAACTTTCTCTCTCTAAAAGAAGATTGTAGTTATGAAGAATTTAAAAAAGCATTTAGGTTCATGGCAAAAAAATTACATCCTGATGTTAACAAAGATAGTTTCAATGCAGAAAAAGACATGCGTAAGCTAAATATATACAGAGATGTTTTAGAAGGGTATTTTAAAAATAAAAAAAATTAA